A single region of the Sphingobium sp. EP60837 genome encodes:
- the rimO gene encoding 30S ribosomal protein S12 methylthiotransferase RimO produces MCAPIMATKIPEPPKVGMVSLGCPKALVDSERILTKLRSDGYQMSADYAGADVVLVNTCGFLDSAKEESLEAIGEAIAENGRVIVTGCMGNEAEMIRQKFPQVLAVTGAHQYEQVVNAVHEASPPVPNAFVDLVPEGGLKLTPRHYSYLKISEGCNHRCSFCIIPSIRGDLVSRRVDAVLREAEKLVAAGTKELLVISQDTSAYGVDIRHEARSWKGREVRAHMTDLARELGQLRTAEGPPPWVRLHYVYPYPHVDQVIPLMAEGLLTPYLDIPFQHASPNVLKAMKRPANEAKVLDRIRKWRDICPDIAIRSSFVVGFPGETEADFQYLLDWLDEAQLDRVGAFRFEPVEGAPANDLPGAVPEEVKEERYQRIMEKTAAISAAKLSAKVGRVLPVILDEVGEADEDGSIGATARSQADAPEIDGNVFLRDVGEGRKAGDIFDVLIEDADEHDLYGVPVNAS; encoded by the coding sequence ATGTGCGCGCCGATCATGGCAACCAAAATTCCCGAACCGCCCAAGGTCGGCATGGTGTCCCTGGGCTGTCCCAAGGCGCTGGTCGATAGCGAACGCATCCTGACCAAGCTGCGGTCTGACGGCTATCAAATGTCCGCCGACTATGCCGGCGCGGACGTCGTGCTGGTGAATACCTGCGGCTTCCTCGATTCGGCGAAGGAAGAATCGCTTGAGGCGATCGGCGAGGCGATTGCGGAAAATGGCCGCGTCATCGTCACCGGCTGCATGGGCAATGAAGCGGAGATGATCCGCCAGAAATTCCCGCAGGTGCTGGCCGTCACGGGCGCGCATCAGTATGAGCAGGTGGTGAATGCGGTGCATGAAGCGTCGCCGCCGGTGCCCAACGCCTTTGTCGATCTGGTCCCCGAGGGGGGCCTTAAGCTGACGCCGCGGCATTACAGCTATCTCAAGATTTCCGAGGGCTGCAATCATCGCTGCTCTTTCTGCATCATTCCTTCGATCCGCGGCGATCTGGTGTCGCGGCGGGTGGATGCGGTGCTGCGGGAAGCGGAGAAGCTGGTTGCCGCGGGCACGAAGGAATTGCTGGTCATCAGCCAGGATACTTCGGCCTATGGCGTGGATATCCGGCATGAGGCGCGCAGCTGGAAGGGGCGCGAGGTGCGCGCGCATATGACGGACCTGGCGCGCGAACTAGGGCAGCTGCGCACGGCCGAGGGGCCTCCGCCTTGGGTGCGGCTGCACTATGTCTATCCCTATCCGCATGTGGACCAGGTGATCCCGCTGATGGCGGAGGGGCTGTTGACGCCCTATCTCGACATTCCGTTCCAACACGCCTCGCCCAATGTGCTCAAAGCCATGAAGCGGCCCGCCAATGAGGCGAAGGTGCTGGATCGCATCCGTAAGTGGCGCGACATCTGCCCGGACATCGCAATCCGCTCGTCCTTCGTCGTGGGCTTTCCCGGCGAGACGGAGGCGGATTTCCAATATCTGCTCGACTGGCTGGACGAGGCGCAACTGGATCGCGTCGGGGCGTTCCGCTTCGAACCGGTGGAGGGCGCGCCAGCCAACGACCTGCCGGGCGCGGTGCCCGAAGAGGTGAAGGAAGAGAGATACCAGCGGATCATGGAGAAGACCGCAGCGATCAGCGCGGCGAAGCTCAGCGCCAAGGTCGGGCGCGTGCTGCCGGTCATCCTGGACGAGGTTGGCGAGGCTGACGAGGACGGTTCGATCGGCGCGACGGCGCGGAGCCAGGCGGATGCGCCGGAGATCGACGGCAATGTGTTCCTGCGCGATGTTGGCGAAGGGCGGAAGGCTGGCGATATCTTCGACGTATTGATCGAAGATGCAGATGAGCATGACCTTTATGGGGTGCCGGTAAACGCGTCCTGA
- a CDS encoding potassium channel family protein, which produces MRINPARLPLAQTGFLRRRSSMPIWADLAWRVALVFSLIALVLALHWFGREGLKDNLDNQISFVDVLYFTTVTVTTVGYGDIVPVSPEARLFEALLVTPIRLFVWLIFLGTAYNLFFRNIFYRWRMARIQADLHNHIIVTGFGTSGSEAVQELLARGVDPREIVVVDPQEKPLVAAEDLGCNVMCGDSTRDKTLKDVAIDRARTLIVSAGRDDTSILITLTARHLAPRLPISIVVRNEDNELPARQAGATTVINPVSFAGLLLAGSTSGPHIADYMADLAASGGPVKLQERPVQAEEIGGPLSAISTGLGVRVYRGDQAIGSWEAGAQRLEPGDLIIEIVQGDMRGGVRDSA; this is translated from the coding sequence ATGAGGATCAACCCCGCCCGCCTGCCCCTAGCCCAAACCGGCTTTTTGCGGCGGCGATCGTCGATGCCGATCTGGGCCGATCTGGCGTGGCGTGTGGCGCTGGTTTTCAGCCTCATCGCGCTGGTGCTGGCGCTGCACTGGTTCGGGCGCGAGGGGCTGAAGGATAATCTGGATAACCAGATCAGCTTCGTTGACGTCCTGTATTTCACGACCGTCACGGTCACGACGGTTGGCTATGGCGATATCGTGCCGGTCAGCCCGGAAGCGCGGCTGTTCGAAGCGCTGCTGGTGACGCCGATCCGGCTGTTTGTCTGGCTGATCTTCCTCGGGACGGCCTATAACCTCTTTTTCCGCAACATCTTTTACAGGTGGCGCATGGCTCGCATTCAGGCCGATCTGCATAATCACATCATCGTCACCGGCTTTGGCACCAGCGGCAGCGAGGCGGTGCAGGAACTGCTGGCGCGCGGCGTTGATCCGCGCGAGATCGTGGTGGTCGATCCGCAGGAAAAGCCGCTGGTGGCGGCGGAGGATCTGGGCTGCAACGTGATGTGCGGCGATTCGACGCGGGACAAGACGCTGAAGGATGTGGCGATCGATCGGGCGCGTACGCTGATCGTATCGGCGGGGCGGGACGATACGTCGATCCTGATCACGCTGACGGCGCGGCATCTGGCGCCCCGCCTGCCGATCAGCATAGTGGTGCGTAACGAGGATAATGAACTGCCCGCGCGGCAGGCGGGGGCGACAACGGTGATCAATCCGGTGAGCTTTGCCGGGCTGCTGCTGGCGGGGAGCACGAGCGGGCCGCATATCGCGGACTATATGGCGGATCTGGCGGCCTCCGGCGGGCCGGTGAAGCTGCAGGAGCGGCCGGTGCAGGCGGAGGAGATTGGCGGGCCGTTATCAGCGATCAGCACAGGGCTGGGCGTGCGCGTCTATCGCGGCGATCAGGCCATCGGCTCCTGGGAGGCGGGCGCGCAGAGGCTGGAGCCGGGCGACCTTATCATCGAGATCGTTCAAGGGGATATGCGCGGCGGAGTACGCGATTCCGCCTGA
- the surE gene encoding 5'/3'-nucleotidase SurE encodes MRILLTNDDGVHAPGLQVLEEIARTLSDDIWIVAPAEEQSGAGHSLTLTRPLRIRQHGEKHYSVTGTPTDAVMMAVGHLMKDAKPDLILSGVNRGANLAEDVTYSGTVAAAMEGAISGIKSIALSQVYAREGMGDAVPFAAARAWGEKVLRPLVAMPASPRLLFNVNFPAIEAEAVKGIRVVRQGFHDVDRTQIVEGTDPRGYRYYWFGLGSSSAVPEGSDLAAIAEGYVTVTPLHYDLTQDSAMAATARLFEE; translated from the coding sequence ATGCGTATCCTGCTCACCAATGATGATGGCGTCCATGCGCCCGGCCTTCAGGTGTTGGAGGAGATTGCGCGGACGCTGTCGGACGATATCTGGATCGTCGCGCCCGCCGAGGAGCAATCCGGCGCAGGGCATAGCCTGACGCTCACCCGGCCGCTGCGTATCCGGCAGCATGGCGAGAAACATTATAGCGTCACCGGCACGCCGACCGATGCGGTGATGATGGCGGTCGGGCATCTGATGAAGGACGCCAAGCCCGACCTTATCCTTTCCGGCGTGAACCGGGGCGCCAATCTGGCCGAGGATGTCACCTATTCGGGCACCGTCGCCGCCGCAATGGAGGGCGCAATTTCCGGCATCAAGTCGATCGCGCTCAGCCAGGTCTATGCGCGCGAGGGGATGGGCGACGCGGTGCCCTTCGCCGCCGCCCGCGCATGGGGCGAAAAGGTGCTGCGGCCGTTGGTAGCCATGCCTGCCAGCCCTCGGCTGCTGTTCAACGTCAATTTCCCCGCGATCGAGGCCGAGGCGGTTAAAGGCATCCGTGTGGTGCGGCAGGGATTTCATGATGTGGACCGCACGCAGATCGTCGAGGGAACCGATCCACGCGGTTACCGCTATTACTGGTTCGGATTGGGAAGCAGTTCCGCCGTGCCGGAGGGCAGCGATCTGGCCGCCATTGCAGAGGGGTATGTGACGGTGACGCCGCTTCATTATGACCTGACGCAGGATAGTGCGATGGCCGCAACCGCGCGGCTGTTCGAGGAGTGA